The following proteins come from a genomic window of Patescibacteria group bacterium:
- the rplD gene encoding 50S ribosomal protein L4, giving the protein MMKVDIYNTKKEKVGEISLKKEVFGCDFNENLVSQYVRVYLANQRRGTAKTKTRAEVSGGGVKPWKQKGTGRARHGSIRSPIWVHGGVAHGPKPKDWSLKMPQKMRTSALFSVLSDKARGNKIIVLEDLKFNTYSAKKMAGLLKDLEILGKVGLVIPKGGDDKINKSARNIKDIFVKPACELNAFYVLSLDTLIIVKPSLDIIYDTFLK; this is encoded by the coding sequence ATAATGAAAGTTGATATCTATAACACTAAAAAAGAAAAGGTTGGCGAAATTAGCCTTAAAAAGGAGGTCTTTGGTTGCGATTTTAATGAAAACCTCGTTTCACAATATGTTCGTGTTTATTTAGCAAACCAAAGGAGGGGAACGGCTAAAACAAAAACTCGCGCCGAAGTGTCGGGGGGCGGCGTAAAACCGTGGAAGCAAAAAGGCACTGGCAGAGCAAGGCACGGTTCTATTAGGTCTCCGATATGGGTTCACGGGGGCGTTGCGCATGGACCTAAACCTAAAGATTGGTCGCTTAAAATGCCCCAAAAAATGAGGACTTCCGCTCTTTTTTCCGTCCTTTCCGATAAAGCCCGCGGAAATAAAATTATTGTGCTGGAAGATTTGAAATTTAATACTTACAGCGCTAAAAAAATGGCGGGCTTGCTAAAAGATTTGGAAATTTTAGGCAAAGTAGGTTTGGTGATTCCAAAAGGAGGGGACGATAAAATAAATAAGTCTGCAAGGAACATAAAAGATATTTTTGTAAAACCTGCTTGCGAACTTAACGCTTTTTATGTTTTAAGTTTGGATACTTTAATTATTGTTAAACCTAGTTTGGATATTATTTACGA